In the Mya arenaria isolate MELC-2E11 chromosome 11, ASM2691426v1 genome, one interval contains:
- the LOC128207656 gene encoding uncharacterized protein LOC128207656 isoform X1 has translation MSLSGKEKKRGPNWTIEERNTLIELCRASTNTLKMNWGEVADRVNSIGGNSRVAPEVKKKWTDMKSNVKRKAQQERTESRQTGNGLKTINLDSWEEMVLTTIPKVSVDGIPGGVQCGVSSIQESNTEEEEEEEEEEEEEEEKDMIQGAAANVKDRSSSVKFSSCNATGGSTSNLQLRMVMAQEQQNSILSSIDSTLKKMLEYQKEKSVDLLHFEY, from the exons ATGTCTTTAAGCGGAAAAGAAAAGAAGCGAGGGCCAAACTGGACGATAGAAGAAAGAAATACGCTTATAGAGCTATGCCGGGCCAGTACAAACACACTCAAAATGAACTGGGGAGAAGTGGCTGACAG GGTGAACAGTATCGGGGGAAACTCCAGAGTCGCCCCTGAGGTTAAAAAGAAGTGGACTGATATGAAG AGCAATGTAAAGAGGAAGGCGCAGCAAGAACGGACAGAAAGCAGGCAGACAGGAAATGGGTTGAAGACTATAAATCTGGATTCTTGGGAGGAAATG GTATTGACAACCATTCCAAAGGTGTCAGTTGATGGCATTCCTGGAGGCGTGCAGTGCGGGGTTTCTTCAATCCAGGAATCGAATACAG aagaagaagaagaagaagaagaagaagaagaagaagaagaagaaaaagacaTGATCCAGGGAGCAGCAGCTAATGTGAAAGACCGCTCATCATCAGTAAAGTTTT CTTCTTGTAATGCAACAGGGGGTTCCACATCAAATCTTCAACTGCGAATGGTGATGGCCCAGGAGCAACAAAACAGTATTCTGTCATCAATAGATTCTACATTGAagaaaatgttagaataccaaaaAGAAAAATCCGTTGACCTTctacattttgaatattaa
- the LOC128207656 gene encoding uncharacterized protein LOC128207656 isoform X2, translated as MSLSGKEKKRGPNWTIEERNTLIELCRASTNTLKMNWGEVADRVNSIGGNSRVAPEVKKKWTDMKSNVKRKAQQERTESRQTGNGLKTINLDSWEEMVLTTIPKVSVDGIPGGVQCGVSSIQESNTEEEEEEEEEEEEEEKDMIQGAAANVKDRSSSVKFSSCNATGGSTSNLQLRMVMAQEQQNSILSSIDSTLKKMLEYQKEKSVDLLHFEY; from the exons ATGTCTTTAAGCGGAAAAGAAAAGAAGCGAGGGCCAAACTGGACGATAGAAGAAAGAAATACGCTTATAGAGCTATGCCGGGCCAGTACAAACACACTCAAAATGAACTGGGGAGAAGTGGCTGACAG GGTGAACAGTATCGGGGGAAACTCCAGAGTCGCCCCTGAGGTTAAAAAGAAGTGGACTGATATGAAG AGCAATGTAAAGAGGAAGGCGCAGCAAGAACGGACAGAAAGCAGGCAGACAGGAAATGGGTTGAAGACTATAAATCTGGATTCTTGGGAGGAAATG GTATTGACAACCATTCCAAAGGTGTCAGTTGATGGCATTCCTGGAGGCGTGCAGTGCGGGGTTTCTTCAATCCAGGAATCGAATACAG aagaagaagaagaagaagaagaagaagaagaagaagaagaaaaagacaTGATCCAGGGAGCAGCAGCTAATGTGAAAGACCGCTCATCATCAGTAAAGTTTT CTTCTTGTAATGCAACAGGGGGTTCCACATCAAATCTTCAACTGCGAATGGTGATGGCCCAGGAGCAACAAAACAGTATTCTGTCATCAATAGATTCTACATTGAagaaaatgttagaataccaaaaAGAAAAATCCGTTGACCTTctacattttgaatattaa
- the LOC128207655 gene encoding putative nuclease HARBI1 has protein sequence MAALFVFGQRRRKQRTFKDRISSLDHLSDVEVVDRYRLSRIAIIYLEDNLRNDLSPPTNRSQSVSSMTKVLVGLRVLSKGNFLSEVADLHGISKQTASRVLHEFVDAVNRNIDNIRFPRTQQELAEAKLGFYKRCKIANIVGAVDGTLVPIIAPKDSGEAYICRKGFHAINVMATCSHDRRFIDIVAKWPGSQHDSSVMNTSSLKEHMESERPGMLLADSGYPLTTSLLTPLANPVTPAEARYNNAQSKGRMVIEQSFGILKGRFRCLHKTGGVLSYSPEKSCAIFMACARLHNMCLDWGLTLDDAQVVDPGQDAMEAWMGQPGLQVQELRRRVVNTFV, from the exons ATGGCGGCGTTGTTTGTTTTCGGccaaagaagaagaaaacaacGCACCTTTAAGGATCGCATTTCATCCTTAGATCATCTGTCAGATGTGGAGGTTGTGGACCGATATAGACTCTCACGAATCGCCATTATTTATTTGGAAGATAACCTAAGAAATGACCTTTCACCTCCTACAAACAGGTCACAATCGGTATCGTCTATGACGAAG GTGCTGGTTGGGCTTAGAGTTCTGTCTAAAGGAAATTTCTTATCAGAGGTAGCCGACCTGCACGGCATATCGAAGCAAACAGCGTCAAGGGTGTTGCATGAGTTTGTAGACGCTGTAAATCgaaatattgacaatataag ATTTCCAAGAACACAACAAGAATTGGCAGAAGCAAAACTTGGCTTCTACAAAAGATGCAAAATTGCCAATATCGTAG gtGCAGTCGACGGAACACTCGTCCCTATCATTGCCCCGAAAGACAGTGGCGAAGCCTACATATGCCGGAAAGGATTCCATGCTATAAATGTGATGGCTACATGTAGCCACGACAGAAG GTTCATCGACATTGTCGCCAAGTGGCCAGGGTCGCAGCATGATTCTTCTGTCATGAACACCTCGTCGTTGAAG GAACACATGGAGAGTGAGAGGCCAGGGATGCTGCTGGCTGATAGCGGTTATCCACTCACTACCAGCCTACTAACTCCGCTTGCTAATCCCGTAACGCCTGCTGAAGCAAGATATAACAACGCGCAGAGCAAGGGAAGGATGGTTATCGAGCAGAGTTTTGGAATCCTGAAAGGAAGGTTTCG ATGTCTCCACAAAACCGGCGGTGTGTTGAGTTACAGTCCCGAAAAGTCGTGTGCAATTTTTATGGCATGTGCCAGGTTGCACAATATGTGTTTGGATTGGGGTCTGACACTGGACGATGCCCAAGTAGTGGACCCAGGCCAAGATGCTATGGAGGCCTGGATGGGACAACCAGGCTTGCAGGTGCAAGAACTGCGACGACGAGTTGTGAACACTTTTGTGTGA